The following are encoded in a window of Dioscorea cayenensis subsp. rotundata cultivar TDr96_F1 chromosome 16, TDr96_F1_v2_PseudoChromosome.rev07_lg8_w22 25.fasta, whole genome shotgun sequence genomic DNA:
- the LOC120278577 gene encoding S-adenosyl-L-methionine:benzoic acid/salicylic acid carboxyl methyltransferase 3-like: MEKALKNINGELVSKGLVVADLGCSSGPNAFLVISQIIAVAMKGCQKAKELMFLLNDLPGNDSILFLRNSLHFVHSSYNLMWLSQVPLGIENGGVNINKGNIYISRTSPPIVSRSYLEQFKRDFLSFLQFRSQEIVNGGQMVLSFVGGEKVRSI; the protein is encoded by the exons ATGGAGAAAGCTTTGAAGAACATCAATGGAGAACTTGTCTCTAAGGGCTTGGTTGTGGCTGATTTGGGGTGTTCTTCAGGGCCCAATGCATTCCTTGTGATATCTCAGATAATTGCTGTAGCAATGAAGGGATGTCAAAAGGCAAAGGAGTTAATgtttttgttgaatgatttacCAGGGAATGACTCAAT ACTCTTTCTTCGCAATAGTCTTCATTTTGTTCACTCTTCTTATAATCTCATGTGGCTCTCtcag GTTCCGCTAGGAATTGAGAATGGTGGAGTTAATATTAACAAAGGGAACATATACATCTCAAGAACAAGTCCTCCAATTGTATCAAGGTCATATTTAGAGCAATTCAAGAGAGATTTCTTGAGCTTCCTCCAGTTTCGTTCTCAAGAAATTGTCAATGGAGGACAAATGGTTCTGTCCTTTGTGGGCGGGGAAAAAGTTCGATCGATCTAA